In Spartinivicinus poritis, the following proteins share a genomic window:
- the gspK gene encoding type II secretion system minor pseudopilin GspK, protein MAHQGLKRLPCLNYRTPYYSISTGLGGEFQSNMRLKNVKSSSLPQKQQGVALITVLLVFALVAIIGAAIIRQLDLSIQATTHHVHSAMLRQYALGTEEYVKILLAEDLKSDKEDGKEIDYLGEIWAQPRCLKVNDSGIATPKLEDEKEKQKRKEKEDNEKKDKGPIECEDGILMEVKDAQGYFNINNLYLEKTVIRNRNNQRNSSNNEETGEEGNDNPNNNENGKQDSKDKEVTNKDIEAIFTSYRNVIEQQLSQKIPQDLLKEITKWINKKNTDGSEDLEYLGLKTPYRVANQPLQHVSELQLVRYIREKSGKSYYLPLAENLVALPEPDKESDNQTPINIYTASEELIKAVCQMKGKSLDQSHLEKFLEKRVKKDQYKNIDAIGTELSSCGRVDGYKIKDLEQKKLISLNSRYFIAQFTVRLNDYETILTSYFYRKSQDEVIVYKRRWLPEPIFTKETS, encoded by the coding sequence ATGGCCCATCAAGGGTTAAAAAGGCTTCCCTGCCTTAACTATAGAACACCCTATTACTCCATATCCACTGGTTTAGGTGGTGAATTTCAGAGTAATATGAGACTGAAAAACGTTAAATCTTCTTCATTGCCGCAAAAACAACAGGGCGTTGCTTTAATTACAGTCCTACTGGTATTTGCGTTAGTGGCTATTATTGGTGCGGCAATTATTCGTCAGTTAGATCTTTCTATTCAAGCCACTACCCATCATGTTCACTCTGCTATGTTGCGCCAGTATGCGCTTGGTACTGAAGAATATGTAAAGATTCTGTTAGCCGAAGATTTAAAAAGCGATAAAGAAGACGGTAAAGAAATAGATTATTTAGGTGAAATTTGGGCGCAACCTCGTTGTTTAAAAGTCAATGACAGTGGTATTGCTACCCCTAAATTGGAAGATGAAAAAGAAAAACAAAAGCGTAAAGAAAAAGAAGATAATGAGAAAAAAGATAAAGGCCCAATAGAGTGTGAAGATGGTATTTTGATGGAAGTCAAAGATGCTCAGGGGTATTTTAATATTAATAATTTGTATTTAGAAAAAACAGTTATACGAAACAGAAACAACCAGCGTAATAGTTCAAATAATGAGGAAACAGGTGAAGAAGGGAATGATAACCCAAATAATAATGAAAATGGAAAGCAAGACAGTAAGGACAAAGAGGTAACTAATAAGGATATTGAAGCTATTTTTACTAGCTATCGAAATGTAATTGAACAACAACTTTCTCAAAAAATTCCTCAAGATTTATTGAAAGAAATTACAAAGTGGATAAACAAAAAAAATACTGATGGCTCAGAAGATTTAGAGTATTTAGGTTTGAAAACACCCTATCGTGTGGCGAACCAACCATTACAGCATGTTTCTGAATTGCAATTAGTAAGGTATATTAGAGAAAAGTCAGGTAAATCCTATTACTTGCCTTTAGCAGAAAATTTGGTTGCTTTGCCAGAGCCAGACAAAGAAAGTGATAATCAAACGCCAATTAATATCTATACAGCCTCTGAAGAGCTAATTAAAGCTGTATGTCAGATGAAAGGTAAATCGCTAGATCAATCTCATTTGGAAAAGTTCCTTGAAAAGCGGGTAAAAAAAGATCAGTACAAAAATATTGATGCAATAGGTACAGAGCTAAGTTCTTGCGGTAGAGTAGATGGGTATAAAATCAAGGATTTAGAACAAAAGAAGTTAATCAGCTTAAATAGCCGGTATTTCATCGCCCAATTTACCGTTCGATTAAACGACTATGAAACTATATTAACCAGTTATTTCTATCGCAAAAGTCAAGATGAAGTAATTGTATATAAACGGCGTTGGTTACCAGAACCGATTTTTACTAAAGAGACTTCGTAA
- the gspL gene encoding type II secretion system protein GspL: MSDCFIQWHDELLTAVDQEKPCLSWCWSDAEGNAATTVVTDTMAVLVEQLKAKPKAQTVLVLPSQRCTVTAVKVPSKQRKHIEQSVPFLLEEQLVEDVEEYHLTLLAVTEQQLVPVIAVNKVYLAQVLGYCQEQGVEPDRIVPASILLATEANQLIADTDQAVLRLPDWQFSLINTQQLSMLLGTVISFEEELAGVYLGDAALDTLPSIPLLSWQQQTMPTLCWMATNFLQNTELKRINLRHGQFKLQQADSGVLRQWRWSIAAGMVAIALWGSGHYWQIKQLEKQAEQYETAAVELYKQLFPNDTIVDVYDQFKAKLQGRRVDQGLAFLQALHKWGQAQQKLPDGQITVKNIDFREQGRFSLEVNAASLDSVDKLLAAVKQQGLNAELKSANHNQEQVVARIVVKNLAVKQEAG, translated from the coding sequence ATGAGTGATTGTTTTATTCAATGGCATGATGAGTTGCTAACAGCAGTCGATCAGGAAAAACCTTGCCTGAGTTGGTGCTGGAGTGATGCCGAAGGAAATGCAGCAACCACTGTGGTTACTGATACCATGGCGGTGTTAGTGGAGCAGTTAAAAGCCAAGCCTAAAGCGCAGACGGTTCTGGTACTACCCAGTCAGCGTTGTACAGTGACTGCAGTGAAAGTGCCTTCTAAACAGCGTAAACATATTGAACAGTCTGTGCCTTTTTTGTTGGAAGAGCAGCTGGTTGAAGATGTAGAAGAGTATCACCTGACGTTATTGGCGGTGACTGAACAACAGCTGGTACCAGTGATTGCAGTCAATAAAGTCTATCTTGCGCAGGTGCTAGGCTATTGTCAGGAGCAGGGAGTTGAGCCTGACCGGATTGTACCTGCATCTATCTTATTAGCCACAGAAGCCAATCAACTGATTGCTGATACTGATCAGGCTGTTTTAAGGTTACCTGATTGGCAATTTAGTCTGATTAATACCCAGCAGTTGTCAATGTTGCTAGGCACTGTGATTAGTTTTGAAGAAGAATTAGCGGGGGTTTATTTAGGGGATGCAGCACTTGATACGTTGCCATCTATTCCTTTGCTTAGCTGGCAACAACAAACCATGCCAACCTTGTGTTGGATGGCAACAAACTTTTTACAAAATACAGAATTAAAGCGAATTAATTTGCGCCACGGCCAGTTTAAGCTACAGCAGGCAGATAGTGGTGTATTACGACAGTGGCGCTGGTCAATTGCAGCAGGAATGGTGGCGATTGCTTTATGGGGGAGCGGCCATTACTGGCAAATAAAACAGTTGGAAAAGCAGGCAGAGCAGTATGAAACAGCTGCTGTAGAACTGTATAAGCAGCTGTTTCCCAATGATACGATTGTGGATGTCTATGATCAGTTTAAAGCGAAGTTACAAGGTCGCCGAGTTGACCAAGGCTTAGCGTTTTTACAAGCATTACATAAATGGGGGCAGGCCCAACAGAAATTACCTGATGGCCAGATTACGGTGAAAAACATTGACTTTCGTGAGCAAGGGCGGTTTTCCCTGGAAGTTAATGCAGCATCACTGGATTCAGTCGATAAATTATTAGCTGCTGTTAAGCAACAGGGGCTGAATGCGGAGTTGAAATCAGCAAATCACAACCAAGAACAAGTGGTGGCGCGTATTGTTGTGAAAAACTTGGCTGTTAAACAGGAGGCAGGATGA
- a CDS encoding type II secretion system protein M yields MIQQYWQQMSANDRRALMILSGFILIAGLYLLIWKPLASRYAAAESDLAYWQEAYQFMEQRQQQAKQLGGQNQRTSLNVNQLRQLITTQAAQHGLTINRLEPGQRGVTLWLEKVPFTSTLKWLNLLATRHQVNVKAIQVSRQSDAGVVNIRAEFPVI; encoded by the coding sequence ATGATTCAGCAGTACTGGCAACAAATGTCGGCTAATGATCGCCGGGCCTTAATGATATTATCAGGCTTTATCCTGATTGCTGGCTTGTATCTATTGATTTGGAAGCCTTTGGCTAGTCGTTATGCGGCGGCAGAAAGTGATTTGGCTTATTGGCAGGAAGCCTATCAATTTATGGAGCAGCGTCAACAGCAGGCAAAGCAGTTAGGTGGACAAAACCAGCGAACCAGTTTAAATGTGAACCAGCTACGTCAGTTGATTACTACCCAGGCAGCTCAACATGGGTTAACAATTAACCGTCTGGAACCTGGGCAAAGAGGGGTAACTCTGTGGCTGGAGAAGGTGCCGTTTACTTCTACATTAAAGTGGTTAAATTTATTAGCAACTCGCCATCAAGTTAATGTGAAAGCGATTCAAGTGAGCCGGCAGTCAGATGCAGGGGTTGTTAATATACGAGCGGAATTTCCTGTAATCTAA
- the pdxB gene encoding 4-phosphoerythronate dehydrogenase PdxB, with protein sequence MKIVADENIPLLNAFFQSIGDITTYPGREIGPEQVADADILLVRSVTQVNQTLLANSSVRFVGTCTIGTDHIDLAYLEEQGINFAAAPGCNANAVVEYVVSVLDVLAEQQGFNWQDKVMGVVGKGNVGDRLYQALIKLGVTCLVNDPILEATEENESCEYVSLDQLLAESDIVTLHTPLTEAGDYPTYHLLDAARLDQLKPNAILINASRGAVVDNQALMSSLLAGKPLTVALDVWEQEPEINRQLLPLITIATPHIAGYSVDGKIAGTEMVYRAICRAFGLPSRVRVEGIKPLPKLKALSFSSDASLEEVLSTSIRSVYDVRQDDALFRNSLRALAEDASTAQVFDSLRKHYRSRREFSTVKIKIKKCSGKVSSALKALNFNIVTV encoded by the coding sequence ATGAAAATTGTTGCTGACGAAAACATTCCATTACTTAATGCTTTTTTCCAGTCTATTGGGGATATTACAACTTACCCTGGACGGGAGATTGGTCCTGAGCAGGTAGCGGATGCTGATATTTTGCTGGTGAGGTCAGTTACCCAGGTTAATCAAACATTACTTGCTAACAGTAGTGTCCGTTTTGTGGGCACCTGTACGATTGGTACCGATCATATCGACTTAGCCTATTTGGAAGAGCAGGGGATTAATTTTGCTGCTGCGCCTGGCTGTAATGCTAATGCGGTGGTTGAGTATGTGGTTAGTGTGTTGGATGTGTTGGCGGAGCAGCAAGGCTTTAACTGGCAAGATAAAGTGATGGGGGTTGTTGGTAAAGGCAATGTGGGGGATCGTTTATATCAAGCATTAATCAAGTTGGGGGTCACTTGTCTTGTGAATGACCCCATTTTAGAAGCAACAGAAGAAAACGAAAGCTGTGAGTATGTTTCCCTGGATCAATTACTGGCTGAAAGTGATATTGTCACTTTACATACACCATTAACAGAGGCGGGTGACTACCCCACTTATCACCTTCTGGATGCTGCTCGTTTAGACCAGCTAAAGCCCAACGCTATTTTAATTAATGCCAGTCGTGGTGCGGTAGTGGATAATCAGGCGCTGATGAGCTCACTTTTGGCTGGGAAGCCACTGACAGTAGCTTTGGATGTGTGGGAGCAAGAGCCGGAAATTAATCGTCAACTATTGCCTTTAATAACGATCGCAACCCCTCATATTGCCGGATATAGTGTTGATGGCAAAATTGCTGGTACTGAAATGGTGTATCGAGCCATTTGTCGTGCATTTGGGTTACCTAGCCGGGTGAGAGTAGAAGGTATAAAGCCGCTACCTAAGTTAAAAGCCTTAAGTTTCAGTAGTGATGCTAGTTTGGAAGAAGTGCTATCTACCTCTATTCGCTCTGTTTACGATGTAAGACAGGATGATGCACTATTTCGTAATAGCCTTCGGGCCCTAGCAGAAGATGCCTCTACGGCTCAGGTATTTGACTCACTACGAAAGCATTATCGTAGTCGACGGGAGTTTTCTACTGTAAAAATTAAAATTAAGAAATGTTCCGGTAAGGTCAGTTCTGCACTGAAGGCGCTTAACTTTAATATTGTAACAGTTTAG
- a CDS encoding PA1571 family protein — MRTQPMITTKSPRPENLLYGAAIIDENGNEIPITEQMIMKACKRLEKAWVYKKK; from the coding sequence ATGCGCACCCAACCCATGATAACGACGAAGTCCCCACGACCTGAAAACCTATTGTATGGCGCAGCCATCATTGATGAAAATGGTAATGAAATTCCCATTACGGAACAAATGATTATGAAAGCCTGTAAAAGGCTGGAAAAAGCCTGGGTTTATAAGAAAAAGTAA
- a CDS encoding pyridoxal phosphate-dependent aminotransferase, with protein MQLVDKSEKLIDVCYDIRGPVLNEAKRLEDEGHRVLKLNIGNPAPFGFDAPEELIQDVIHNLPQAQGYGDAKGLFSARKAVMQYYQQKGMLDVAIDDIYIGNGVSELIVMAMQALLNNGDELLIPSPDYPLWTAAVSLSGGKPVHYRCDEQANWYPDLDDIKQKITRKTRGIVIINPNNPTGAVYPKAFLEELVEFARQHQLVIFADEIYDKILYDDIQHHSLASLADDILTVTFNGLSKSYRAAGFRSGWMVINGPKQKAKGYIEGLDMLASMRLCPNMPTQHAIQAALGGYQSINDLVLPGGRLKEQRDITWQLLNEIPGVSCVKPTGALYAFPKLDPKVYPVVNDEQLVLDLLLQQKILLVQGTAFNWPEPDHIRIVTLPHAEDLQDAILRFGEFLEQYFR; from the coding sequence ATGCAGTTGGTAGATAAGTCTGAGAAGTTGATTGATGTCTGTTATGACATCCGTGGTCCCGTACTCAATGAAGCGAAGCGCCTCGAAGACGAAGGCCATCGCGTACTTAAACTGAATATCGGCAACCCCGCCCCTTTTGGTTTTGATGCACCTGAAGAGCTAATTCAAGATGTCATTCATAACTTACCTCAAGCCCAAGGGTACGGTGACGCTAAAGGCTTATTTTCTGCCCGTAAAGCCGTCATGCAATATTACCAACAAAAAGGCATGCTGGATGTTGCCATTGATGATATCTACATTGGTAATGGCGTTAGTGAATTAATTGTGATGGCCATGCAAGCGCTACTCAATAATGGTGATGAGCTATTAATTCCCTCTCCAGACTACCCCCTGTGGACAGCCGCAGTAAGCCTATCAGGAGGCAAGCCCGTACACTATCGCTGCGATGAGCAAGCCAACTGGTACCCTGACCTTGATGATATAAAGCAAAAAATCACCCGCAAAACCCGCGGTATTGTCATTATCAACCCTAACAACCCAACAGGTGCCGTATACCCTAAAGCATTTTTAGAAGAGCTGGTTGAGTTTGCCCGACAGCATCAACTGGTTATTTTTGCTGACGAAATCTACGACAAGATTTTATACGATGACATCCAACACCACTCATTGGCCAGTCTGGCTGATGATATTCTCACAGTTACGTTTAACGGATTATCTAAGTCATATCGAGCTGCAGGCTTTCGCTCAGGCTGGATGGTTATCAACGGCCCCAAGCAAAAGGCCAAAGGCTACATTGAAGGCTTAGACATGCTGGCATCAATGCGGTTATGCCCCAATATGCCTACCCAGCATGCTATCCAAGCCGCTCTAGGTGGTTATCAAAGTATTAATGACTTAGTGCTACCTGGCGGGCGTTTAAAAGAGCAACGCGACATCACTTGGCAGTTACTCAATGAAATTCCAGGGGTCAGCTGTGTTAAGCCAACGGGCGCCTTATACGCTTTCCCTAAGCTGGACCCAAAGGTTTACCCTGTCGTTAATGATGAACAGCTGGTACTGGACTTACTTCTACAGCAAAAAATCTTGTTGGTACAAGGCACTGCCTTTAACTGGCCAGAGCCCGATCATATTCGCATTGTGACTTTACCCCATGCTGAAGACCTACAAGATGCCATTCTTCGCTTTGGCGAATTTTTAGAACAATATTTCCGTTAA
- the msrB gene encoding peptide-methionine (R)-S-oxide reductase MsrB, with translation MAKVDKSDSQWQQQLTQEQYRVCRQKGTEPPFSGQYESHDNEGIYHCVCCGQALFDSNHKYHSGSGWPSYWQPISSGAVAEAGDNSLGMQRIEVLCSQCDAHLGHVFPDGPEPTGLRYCINSVALDFSPKKQC, from the coding sequence ATGGCAAAAGTTGACAAATCAGACTCCCAATGGCAGCAACAGTTAACCCAAGAGCAATACCGGGTATGCCGACAAAAAGGGACTGAGCCACCGTTCTCTGGACAATATGAGTCACATGATAATGAGGGTATTTACCACTGTGTTTGTTGTGGTCAGGCACTTTTTGACTCAAACCATAAATATCACTCTGGGTCTGGTTGGCCAAGCTATTGGCAACCGATTAGTAGTGGTGCTGTTGCAGAAGCGGGTGATAATAGTTTAGGAATGCAGCGCATTGAGGTGCTTTGTAGTCAATGTGATGCTCATTTGGGACATGTATTTCCAGATGGTCCAGAGCCAACTGGACTACGGTACTGCATTAACTCTGTTGCTTTAGATTTTTCACCGAAAAAACAGTGTTAA
- a CDS encoding glutathione peroxidase, translated as MDGIYQIACQTIDGQSVMLADYADKVMLVVNTASQCMFTPQYQQLEQLHQQYQHQGLVVLGFPCNQFRHQEPDSESDIQQFCTTRYGVSFPLFAKINVNGDEAHPLFQLLKQKAPGLLGSQAIKWNFTKFLVSPEAKHIKRYSPQTLPEAIEPDIKKYLAMQNSQAA; from the coding sequence ATGGATGGAATCTACCAAATAGCCTGTCAAACTATTGATGGACAGTCAGTTATGCTAGCTGACTATGCTGATAAAGTGATGCTGGTTGTTAATACCGCCAGTCAGTGCATGTTTACGCCACAATATCAGCAGCTAGAACAACTACACCAGCAATACCAACACCAAGGGCTGGTGGTATTGGGTTTTCCTTGTAATCAGTTCAGACACCAGGAGCCAGATAGTGAATCGGATATCCAGCAATTCTGTACCACCCGCTATGGAGTAAGCTTCCCTTTATTCGCAAAAATTAACGTCAATGGCGATGAGGCGCATCCTCTTTTTCAACTGTTAAAGCAAAAAGCACCTGGCTTATTGGGTAGTCAGGCGATTAAATGGAATTTTACAAAGTTTTTGGTTTCCCCCGAAGCCAAGCATATAAAACGTTATTCCCCGCAAACTCTACCCGAAGCAATTGAGCCGGATATTAAAAAATACTTAGCGATGCAAAACAGTCAAGCAGCCTAG
- a CDS encoding hybrid sensor histidine kinase/response regulator, translating into MNIKFTERLSYKQARNTVLLAFFIGTLLSFVQVAMDFSYEKTFIDHQIKSIIDITRNPAARMAYNIDTELSQELVNGLLESPTIISAQLLDNSGVVLAQAREPVQAAPYRDLSDFLFGKTRHYREILHIDYNPQERLGILEIEIDTYAIGANFLQRAAMTLITGFIRSLFLSIILLLLFYAMLTKPLVGIIRSMRQLDPEQDETAKLPCPPGHERDEIGELVSSTNQHFTSISSHLKKRHQAEDQLRHYLTELETIVDERTSELLAANKKLQSSNDMLNRARQEAERMANARAAFLANMSHEIRTPINGVLGMIGLTLDTDLTPEQKQQLTIAYNSGKVLIQLLNDILDLSKFESGKLLLEQVEFDLRDTIEDVVNLFSQNATDKHLSLECDIDPAIPENLVGDPTRIHQILGNLVSNAIKFTAEGCVKVAASILKESPAEFAIQFEVSDTGIGISQETIDEVFKPFSQADESIHRKYGGTGLGLALSKNLAEAMGGSLKVQSVLDKGSTFTVILPLPKPEQVHHIEIDQQLRQHHVLIYCHEALQETLSHYFSYWQMPHTLLENQTPLVSQLQDRQLAPYSCIILDNPGVIQEFYNLAPDINIIYATPHQSLLTRQEVELLHINQQLPLPLRRNDLYQTLLTTFHISTPESNITPIQTTTDTHAPSYQLLVVEDNHINQMVAKGMLEKLGHQVTLASHGQDCIDLCEENIFDLIFMDCNMPVLDGYAATHQLRHNSATQHIPIVALTANALSHDRQKCLNAGMDDYIAKPFKSEQLRQVIDKWIPPKPSQKTA; encoded by the coding sequence ATGAATATTAAATTTACCGAGCGACTCTCTTACAAACAAGCCAGAAACACGGTGTTGCTGGCTTTTTTTATTGGTACTTTGCTCAGTTTTGTACAGGTGGCAATGGACTTCAGTTATGAGAAAACGTTTATTGATCATCAAATAAAAAGCATCATTGATATTACCCGTAATCCTGCTGCACGAATGGCATATAACATAGATACCGAGCTTTCCCAGGAGCTGGTTAATGGACTGTTAGAGTCACCAACCATTATCAGTGCTCAATTACTGGATAATAGTGGCGTAGTCCTTGCCCAAGCACGAGAACCAGTACAAGCAGCGCCTTATCGAGACTTAAGTGATTTCCTATTTGGTAAAACCCGACATTATCGCGAAATACTGCATATCGATTACAACCCTCAAGAGCGGTTGGGCATTCTGGAAATTGAAATTGACACCTATGCTATTGGAGCAAACTTCCTTCAGCGTGCCGCTATGACCTTGATTACAGGTTTTATTCGTAGCTTATTTTTATCCATCATATTACTCCTGCTATTTTATGCCATGCTCACTAAACCACTGGTAGGCATCATCAGGTCCATGCGACAACTTGATCCTGAGCAGGATGAAACAGCTAAACTCCCCTGCCCGCCAGGTCATGAAAGAGACGAAATTGGCGAGCTGGTAAGTAGCACCAATCAGCATTTTACGAGTATTAGCTCTCACTTGAAAAAGCGTCATCAAGCAGAAGACCAGCTCCGTCACTACCTGACCGAGCTAGAAACTATCGTGGACGAGCGAACCAGTGAACTACTAGCCGCCAACAAAAAACTGCAGTCCAGCAATGATATGCTCAATCGGGCCAGGCAAGAGGCTGAGCGTATGGCCAATGCCCGAGCTGCATTTTTAGCTAATATGAGCCATGAAATTCGTACTCCTATTAATGGGGTATTAGGGATGATTGGTTTAACCCTCGACACAGACCTTACACCTGAACAAAAACAGCAGCTCACCATCGCTTATAATTCTGGCAAAGTACTCATTCAACTATTAAATGATATTTTAGATTTATCGAAATTTGAGTCAGGTAAATTACTGCTAGAGCAAGTAGAGTTTGACTTACGAGATACGATCGAAGATGTTGTCAATTTATTTAGTCAAAATGCTACGGATAAACACCTTTCTCTTGAGTGCGATATTGATCCAGCCATTCCCGAAAACCTGGTAGGCGACCCTACCCGCATTCATCAGATTTTAGGTAATTTAGTAAGCAATGCTATCAAGTTCACTGCTGAGGGTTGTGTAAAAGTAGCTGCCTCTATTTTAAAAGAAAGTCCTGCTGAATTTGCTATTCAATTTGAAGTCTCTGACACGGGTATTGGCATCAGCCAGGAAACCATTGATGAAGTATTTAAGCCTTTTTCCCAGGCAGATGAGTCCATACATCGCAAGTACGGTGGTACAGGTTTAGGCTTAGCACTGAGTAAAAACCTGGCAGAAGCCATGGGAGGTAGCTTAAAAGTACAATCAGTGCTTGATAAAGGCAGCACCTTCACCGTTATTCTTCCACTGCCTAAACCAGAGCAGGTACACCATATAGAAATTGATCAGCAGCTACGTCAGCATCATGTCCTTATTTATTGCCACGAAGCACTACAAGAAACGCTGAGCCATTACTTCAGCTACTGGCAGATGCCCCATACCCTACTAGAAAATCAAACGCCACTGGTCAGCCAGCTACAAGATCGACAGCTAGCGCCCTATTCCTGCATTATTCTGGATAACCCAGGCGTTATTCAGGAATTTTACAATTTGGCACCTGACATCAATATTATTTATGCAACCCCTCACCAATCACTTCTTACCCGGCAGGAAGTAGAGCTGCTGCATATTAATCAGCAACTTCCTTTGCCACTAAGGCGAAATGATTTATACCAAACCTTATTAACTACATTCCATATTTCTACGCCTGAAAGCAATATCACGCCAATACAAACGACAACTGACACACATGCGCCTTCTTACCAATTACTGGTAGTAGAAGATAACCATATCAATCAAATGGTTGCTAAAGGGATGCTAGAAAAGCTCGGTCATCAGGTCACATTAGCCAGCCATGGCCAAGACTGTATCGACCTTTGCGAAGAAAATATTTTTGACTTAATTTTTATGGACTGCAATATGCCAGTGCTGGATGGCTACGCCGCCACCCATCAGCTACGCCATAATTCAGCCACCCAACATATTCCTATAGTAGCGTTGACGGCCAATGCGTTAAGTCATGACCGGCAAAAGTGCCTTAATGCGGGCATGGATGACTACATTGCCAAACCCTTTAAAAGTGAGCAGCTGCGTCAAGTCATTGATAAATGGATTCCCCCCAAACCTAGCCAGAAAACAGCCTAA
- a CDS encoding carbohydrate kinase family protein → MSMVYSFGELLVDMLAQLDSQQSVNYRPFPGGAPANVAVAVAKLGGESRFVGQVGDDFFGHWLVDAVKQYGVNSDYLLITSQAKTALAFVSLDAQGERCFSFYRDQSADLCFDQACLDQVDFSSAAIFHCCSNTLTHEPLAKITQEALQRARQQGAITSFDINLRPALWPDDRSPQAVITDSLKQVDIIKASVEELAQLKPDWNLSQWQDLFLNNGTQLIILTDGARPVQVVTPDSQFEQATPTVKVVDTTAAGDAFVGGLLFGLANGLNQGQSFTDWLTSDALKKAVALAVACGALTVSRVGAFPALPSLAEVVELMQRGQGNE, encoded by the coding sequence ATGAGTATGGTTTATTCATTTGGTGAGCTGCTGGTGGATATGCTGGCACAGCTTGATTCGCAACAAAGTGTTAATTATCGGCCATTTCCGGGTGGGGCTCCAGCCAATGTAGCGGTGGCAGTGGCAAAGCTGGGGGGCGAAAGCCGCTTTGTGGGACAGGTAGGCGATGACTTTTTTGGTCATTGGCTGGTTGACGCAGTCAAGCAGTATGGTGTGAATAGTGATTATCTGCTTATCACTAGCCAGGCTAAAACTGCACTAGCCTTTGTTAGTTTAGATGCTCAAGGAGAGCGCTGTTTCAGCTTCTATCGAGATCAATCCGCAGACCTTTGTTTTGATCAGGCATGTTTGGATCAGGTTGACTTCTCTTCAGCTGCTATTTTTCATTGCTGTTCCAATACTCTCACCCATGAACCTCTAGCAAAAATTACCCAGGAAGCATTACAGCGTGCTCGACAACAGGGAGCAATTACCAGTTTTGATATTAATTTACGGCCAGCACTCTGGCCTGATGATCGATCGCCACAAGCAGTGATTACGGACAGCCTTAAGCAAGTTGATATCATTAAAGCCAGTGTTGAGGAGTTAGCTCAGTTAAAGCCAGATTGGAACCTTAGTCAGTGGCAGGATCTATTTTTAAATAACGGTACTCAACTCATTATTTTGACTGATGGTGCTAGGCCTGTACAAGTGGTGACGCCTGATAGTCAATTTGAGCAGGCGACACCTACGGTCAAGGTGGTTGATACCACCGCTGCCGGCGATGCTTTTGTGGGAGGCTTATTATTTGGTTTGGCTAATGGGCTCAACCAAGGACAGTCATTTACCGATTGGTTAACCTCTGATGCTCTTAAGAAGGCTGTTGCCCTGGCTGTGGCTTGTGGTGCGTTAACGGTGAGTCGAGTGGGGGCTTTTCCAGCATTGCCAAGTCTGGCAGAAGTTGTTGAGCTTATGCAACGGGGACAAGGCAATGAATAA